The sequence ACGTTGCCTAGGCTGACAATAATGAGTATGCTACACATTGTTTTACTTGTGTAGCATTGAAAGAGGCCATGACGCCAAATTTTCGAGAGCAACTTATGCATTGTGTATTAAACTCTACGTGTCCCATGGCAAGGTGTCAAAATGTGAGTGCGTTTTATTAAAAAAAGTTCGTATTTCAATTTATAAGTGTGGGAGTTGAACAGTAAAACAGTCTGGCGGCACGTGAGTAATGACGAAATGAGTGGGCACCCCCGGATATTTGTCGATTTCTTTGACCGATTGTTTTGGCAGTGGCGCTTAGAGAGTATTAAGTACAGAGAGGTGTACTCGTATAGTATATATAGCGCGCACAGAGAACCGAATGTATTGTTAGAATGTATAATTCTGGCGTTGGCTCTGCCCGAGTAAACAGATCCAGAAATGGCGTTTCTTGGATGCGTGTGGAGGCTTCGTTGCAATGGTACTGCGCATAACATTGAAAGAGAAATGCAAGAAACAACTCGGTgcgcttccactctgtgaaaagggatgaccagcgaaactgtttgtgtgtgccccttaatggcaaactgcacctccctAGCGGGTCGTCCCGGGATTGTTCTATCTTCGGCattggcccacgtacggggagttcttaaagggcaactccggcgtttcTTTAACCACGTtgggatattgtcattttcaaatggcactGACAGTCCTGTCAGCGGTAGGGTGAATCAATTTGCTTACAAATTGATCAAtgattttaaataaccaataaacgagataccgaaaccgaGACGGGTAGCTGATTCGTGTGACGgcacgatgagtcgatgacgtcagatcctgCACTACCATAATGTAAGCACGCAGAACGCGTCCTAAACAGGCAGTGCACTTGGCGCTAATGccgaagaagcgaagctgatgtcTCCTGACGGCACAGGAAGCTTTTACAGAgtttccgaactagacagcggcgatttagGCGAGTGCTTCAGCGGCAATGGTGGAGTAATccctgacgtcacaaacacagggtggccactAGAAAGTCATGTGTCGGGAATgtaaccaatctttaaaattcattttcagaaAAACCAAATGACTTGCAACCATAtagtttggcacagataatcagagtgcaaaagagaacacaTATTCAACATTTCATTaagatcagtggacatcgaaaaatcgccggattaacgcctgcgtcacctccgccgtgggtaggcccggcattgcattatgtTCGGGATTTTTTTCTATACGCGGACGCGACAGTGggaaaagtagcccttaacagcttcgctgtaaaaaggacAATTGGAAATAATTGATAAATGAAACATCAGACGTTCGTGCATACAATGACAACCATTGGCCGGTACGAACAAGACATGGGATCCGAGGAAACTACGCACGCCAAATTACGTGATGCGGTAGCACAAcagctgttgccttttcttcttctttttgataAATGAAGAAATAATACATAATGTATTCATTTAATTCAGACCTACTGATCTAGGCTCAGATGCGCTTCGCACTTAATCTTCACGAGTAAATACGACGGAAAAATCTGTAATACAAAAATAATTCCACGCTTTCTTCTACCTTTTCGAGCAGTGTATATACTACACGATTTGTGAGGTCCTCCAACACTGACTTCATAATCGTCGAGAGCTAGCGGTCTTGGCGAACGAACGCAAACAATTGGCCAGATTTTAGTTTTGATGCGTGCTTAATTATTAACTGTGCCGTGAAGGGTATTACCTTTTTTCGATACTGACACTTGGATTACTCCTTAAAAGGGTCTTTGGGCGCTCTCATTTCAGAAAATGATCGGCGGCATGGCGTCGAGGCCCAGTTACCTCGGTGGCATCCAACGTGAAATCCCCTGCGTGGATTTAGGACGGCTCGCAGCAGGGATCAAGAGCATCTCGCTGAAGTTTAAAGCCCACGGTGTAGACCTCGACGAGCCTTGCAGCAAGACTGTGGAGAACGCGAGTCGCTGCTGGATCACGTGGTACCTGCCCGCGCTGAACGAAGCGATGCGCGTCGCTTCAATGCACGTCTTCGAGCATGCTCCTGGCAAGTTCGCGCTCAGTTCGGTTCCGAACGCTAACTCGGAGTACGAGAACCCCGAGAGCACCCTCCTCGAAAGTGTCGCGTTAGTGTATTTGTTGCTGAAAGAGCACCGATGCATCACGCGTCTGGACGTGGGTGACACAGCAGTTTTGTTCTACTACTTCCCGTCGCTGCTTTGCAAAGCACTGCGGCAGAACAAAGGACTTAAACAAGTCCGACTTCGCCCCGATGACGCCAGAGGTATTTGGCGCGAAACGCACGCTTTGACTATCCTGTCTTCGGCCCTGACGAAGCTATCTGCAGGACTGGACGAGTTGGACATCAGCGAGCTCATGCCAACTGTCGAGTCCGTAGGAGGAATCGCCGACGCGGTTAAGAAAGGCAGCTTGCGCCGTCTCGTTATTTGTAACGGCTCGTCGAGCAAGATCGCGAGGAGATTGCTCCGTGCAGTCGGCTATTCTTCCTCTTTGACCGTGCTCGAAATCGGGGGTACCAAGACATTGCCGTTATCGAGCGCCGCTATCTTGTCCGATGCATTGAAGAGCAATACAATTCTCCGAAAGCTTTCCATAGAAAGAGTGGGAATAAACGCGGTCGGAACGCTGCTCAAATCCCTGGATAAGAACACAACTTTAGAGGAGCTGGCACTTCTCTACTCGTATAACGCACCGGAGGCCATCCTGTGGGACGGGTTCGAGGCACTACGTGTGAACCGTGGACTAAAGTGCCTGAAGCTCGTCCATCTTAACATGGTCAACAGTTGCGCCCTAATTATCGCGGATATTTTGCTAAAGAACGAGTCCCTTCAAGAAATATGTCTCTCCGAGAACCCCATCACCGATCTCGGCGCTCGCGCTCTAGCCAAGGCCTTGCAGCAAAACTCGACCTTAAAGCGCCTGGACATCTCTGACTGCAGGCTGAACTGGCAAGGGTTGTCAAGCTTTATAAAATTTATCTCGCACAACACTGCGATCGAGTGCGTTCGACTCGGTTTCGTCGACGTTCCTGAGACTTGGACGCCGAGTTCGCCCCTTACCGCGAGCCTATGCGCTCGCCTGGATGTAACGTGGAATACGCGCGGTCTCGAAGAATGGGCCTTGTCGATACGACAAGGGGAGCACCACTTTCCTCGACTTTGCGTCGGCTGGACAGCGGATGCCAAGTCGTCTGGCGTCGTGCAGTGGTTCGACGCAGTGCGCGCCAGCGGCATTTCGGTCACAGAACTCGTCATCAACTGTCCCGGAACAGTCGCTCAGGAGTGCGGCGAAGCCGCGGTGTCCTTTCTAGAGAACACCAGTTCTTTGAAGAAGCTTACCGTGGAGACCGTCGACAACTCCTATAGCTACGTGACCGCCATCATCCGGGGCCTTGCTCGTAACAAGAGTGTCAGGGAGGCCATATTTCACCAGTCCCTCCACATAGACCAGGACGTCAaagccttgcgagaactcatgcGCACGAACCGTACCTTGCATCGCCTGGCGTTCAAAGCTCACTTTCTCAGAGAGCACGCCGTCCGCTCTCTGGCACGTGCTTTAGAGGACAACTTTGTTCTTCTCGCTTTCGACTTGGAGTACTCGCCTTACGTCACCATGCATCCGATCCTGAGCATCCTCGACAGGAATCAGTCGCTTCTTAATCGTGCCGTCGACTGCGTGTTGAGCTCCTCGCCGGAAGCGGAGTCGATTCGGGCCTTGCGCCTTCTCTGCGAATGCGAATCGCTACTCGATGCTGTTGCTGACGTTTCGGGCAAGGGACGAGAGGAATGTAGGAGCCTAGTGCAGGAATCAGTTCGCCGCCTACAGAGCGTGCCGTAAAATTAGCGACGTCAGAAGTGCTGTGGGGAAGTTGTGTGGAATAGGAAGTGCCAACTGACTAGCGTGATTTTTTTGGGAAAACATTCACTCCACCCTGTTTATAGTACGCATATGATTTCCTTTGAAATATTCCTTGAAGTTCCTCTTCCTCTGCCCGGCATCCCCTcgcccccccccttcctcccccccccgcTCCACGCCGAGAAAATAATGGATGTAATTTAATTGCGGTTCAACCGAAAATATGCCGAATGCCACAGAAGATCTGTAGACGCGTGACAGAACTTCTAAGATTTGTTCCATTTAAAAGCATAAGTCAAAATCTACTGACTGTTGGTTtgcgaattttcgatttatgcCGTCAATCCTTCAATAAGAATCGACaagaatcgcaaattttcagaaaacgagactgtcaagtttacaactctgtaactcagcaattcGAAACGACATCACAGTTtagtgaattgcacctaatagcacatctaaacgGGACAAAGTTTTGTATCATACATGGCTCTGAAGTAAGTGACTATTATGTGAGAGCTATTGCGAAACCGTTGTAAACAGTGTAACGAACTCGCgtgagatataaattgacatattagATTTCTTTCGCTTTGCACGCTTTAACAGATACAGCTGATAGACCTGCGATATCTGTCATTGGTGCAGAGCTACGGATGTGTtaacttaaagggaccctaaagggaaaatgatttcttctgcatcagtaaattaccgttctacaacaccaaaaacaccactcttacaacgatacgACCTTTGGAAAGCCagaaaaaagcgcaagaacgaaatacgggtggcgacgcctacttaagttcccgcagctgggggctgtgacgtcttggattttgatggcatcttctaggg comes from Dermacentor andersoni chromosome 9, qqDerAnde1_hic_scaffold, whole genome shotgun sequence and encodes:
- the LOC126527158 gene encoding uncharacterized protein isoform X1, which encodes MIGGMASRPSYLGGIQREIPCVDLGRLAAGIKSISLKFKAHGVDLDEPCSKTVENASRCWITWYLPALNEAMRVASMHVFEHAPGKFALSSVPNANSEYENPESTLLESVALVYLLLKEHRCITRLDVGDTAVLFYYFPSLLCKALRQNKGLKQVRLRPDDARGIWRETHALTILSSALTKLSAGLDELDISELMPTVESVGGIADAVKKGSLRRLVICNGSSSKIARRLLRAVGYSSSLTVLEIGGTKTLPLSSAAILSDALKSNTILRKLSIERVGINAVGTLLKSLDKNTTLEELALLYSYNAPEAILWDGFEALRVNRGLKCLKLVHLNMVNSCALIIADILLKNESLQEICLSENPITDLGARALAKALQQNSTLKRLDISDCRLNWQGLSSFIKFISHNTAIECVRLGFVDVPETWTPSSPLTASLCARLDVTWNTRGLEEWALSIRQGEHHFPRLCVGWTADAKSSGVVQWFDAVRASGISVTELVINCPGTVAQECGEAAVSFLENTSSLKKLTVETVDNSYSYVTAIIRGLARNKSVREAIFHQSLHIDQDVKALRELMRTNRTLHRLAFKAHFLREHAVRSLARALEDNFVLLAFDLEYSPYVTMHPILSILDRNQSLLNRAVDCVLSSSPEAESIRALRLLCECESLLDAVADVSGKGREECRSLVQESVRRLQSVP